Proteins from a single region of Chloroherpeton thalassium ATCC 35110:
- a CDS encoding glycosyltransferase family 9 protein: MNLKTDCKFFRGDAPCKPHKKEGVHCENCSHYQPISHRILIIKLGALGDVIRTTPILEALRNIYPNAHIYWLTYATDILPDTVDRKLPFTAGSTLILEETEFDLAFNFDKDLEACALLNRVRAKKKKGFGLKHGVCTPLDSDVEHKFLTGVFDDISKANTKSYPQEIFEIAGLSFSGEAYQLDNTEAGKTVWPVDKEKKIVGLNTGCGERWPSRLWPNDYWQALMSGLLKSGYEVVLLGGASEHEKNQSLSKATGAKYFGHFSLKKFIDLIDQCDIVITQVTMAMHLAIGRKKRLILMNNIFNKHEFELYGHGEIIEPSTGCDCYYLAKCKREAEGGVPCMRDILPGEVLSAIDRQAKLVEKAS; the protein is encoded by the coding sequence ATGAACTTAAAAACAGACTGCAAGTTCTTTCGAGGCGATGCCCCTTGCAAACCTCACAAGAAAGAAGGCGTGCACTGCGAGAACTGCTCGCACTATCAACCGATTTCTCATAGAATTTTAATTATCAAGCTTGGCGCTTTGGGCGATGTGATTCGCACAACGCCAATTTTGGAAGCGCTCCGCAACATTTACCCAAATGCACATATTTACTGGCTCACCTACGCCACCGACATTCTGCCCGACACCGTCGATCGGAAGCTTCCTTTTACAGCCGGAAGTACGCTGATTCTCGAGGAAACGGAATTCGATCTGGCCTTCAACTTTGATAAAGACCTCGAGGCGTGCGCGCTTTTAAACCGCGTGCGTGCGAAAAAGAAAAAAGGCTTTGGCCTGAAACACGGTGTTTGCACGCCGCTGGATTCGGACGTCGAGCACAAATTTTTAACCGGTGTGTTCGACGATATTAGCAAAGCAAACACAAAATCCTATCCCCAAGAAATTTTTGAAATTGCAGGCCTTTCGTTCTCCGGCGAAGCCTATCAATTGGATAATACTGAAGCCGGAAAAACCGTTTGGCCAGTTGACAAAGAGAAAAAAATTGTTGGGCTAAACACCGGCTGCGGCGAGCGCTGGCCTTCGCGGCTTTGGCCAAACGATTATTGGCAGGCGCTGATGAGCGGACTTTTGAAAAGCGGCTATGAGGTTGTGCTGCTCGGCGGCGCTTCTGAACACGAGAAAAATCAGTCGCTCAGCAAAGCGACTGGCGCGAAATACTTTGGCCATTTTTCACTCAAGAAATTTATAGACTTAATTGATCAATGCGATATTGTTATTACACAAGTGACGATGGCCATGCACCTTGCCATTGGCCGAAAAAAGCGCCTGATTCTCATGAACAACATTTTCAATAAGCACGAATTTGAACTTTATGGCCATGGTGAAATTATCGAACCCAGCACCGGCTGCGATTGCTACTACCTCGCCAAATGCAAGCGTGAAGCCGAAGGCGGCGTGCCTTGTATGCGAGATATTTTGCCCGGCGAAGTGCTCAGCGCTATTGATCGCCAAGCCAAACTTGTTGAAAAAGCATCGTGA
- a CDS encoding glycosyltransferase — MKISYISTFFPLRGGIAHFNTLLYKELSARGHQLHAITFSRQYPKLFFPGKTQEETGGGEEIFKTHAEILLDSINPFSWIRVGWRVRKQAPDIILFKYWITFFAPAYFTISFVAKLFRKTKVIFILDNFFPHEKRFGDAFLHELAIRTADGYLAMSEKVERDIQTHLPRALYIKAPHPVYNIFGDAIAKSEARALLGLNPNEKVILFFGYIRKYKGLDLLLDALPQLLKKYPDLKLLIAGEFYGDEAEYRKKIDDMGLWKHLLLQSDYIPNHEVARYFCAADCIVLPYRSATQSGIAQIAYHFERPAIATNVGGLKEVVLDGKTGYLASSSEPKEIAAAIIRFYEAFGKVDFEKHMREEKKKYSWENFANAIEQLAEKLQA, encoded by the coding sequence GTGAAAATTTCATACATCAGCACATTTTTTCCTTTGCGCGGCGGCATTGCGCATTTCAACACGCTGCTTTATAAAGAACTTTCGGCGCGTGGCCATCAATTGCACGCCATTACTTTTTCGCGCCAATATCCCAAGCTTTTCTTTCCAGGAAAAACACAGGAAGAAACCGGCGGCGGCGAGGAAATTTTCAAAACCCATGCGGAAATTTTGCTCGATTCCATCAACCCGTTTTCGTGGATTCGCGTTGGCTGGCGCGTTCGCAAACAAGCGCCCGACATCATCCTGTTTAAATATTGGATTACTTTTTTCGCACCGGCCTATTTCACCATTTCATTTGTTGCCAAACTTTTTCGCAAAACCAAAGTCATTTTTATTCTGGACAATTTTTTCCCACATGAAAAACGCTTTGGCGATGCGTTTTTGCACGAGCTTGCCATTCGCACTGCCGATGGCTACCTTGCCATGTCGGAAAAAGTCGAACGCGATATTCAGACTCATTTGCCCCGCGCGCTGTACATCAAAGCGCCGCATCCGGTTTATAACATTTTCGGCGATGCCATCGCAAAATCCGAGGCAAGAGCCTTGCTTGGCCTAAACCCTAACGAAAAAGTCATTCTGTTTTTTGGCTACATTCGCAAATACAAAGGATTGGATTTGCTTTTGGACGCGCTTCCCCAACTCTTGAAAAAATATCCCGATTTGAAGCTTTTAATTGCTGGGGAATTTTATGGCGATGAAGCCGAATATCGCAAGAAAATTGACGACATGGGACTTTGGAAACATCTATTGCTCCAATCGGATTACATTCCCAACCACGAAGTCGCGCGATATTTTTGTGCGGCGGATTGCATTGTGCTGCCTTACCGCAGCGCCACCCAATCGGGCATTGCACAAATCGCCTATCATTTTGAGCGTCCCGCCATCGCCACCAATGTGGGCGGCCTAAAAGAAGTTGTGCTCGACGGCAAAACCGGCTACCTCGCCTCCAGCAGCGAACCCAAAGAAATTGCAGCTGCCATTATTCGTTTTTATGAGGCGTTTGGGAAGGTCGATTTTGAAAAGCACATGCGTGAGGAAAAGAAAAAATACAGTTGGGAAAACTTTGCGAATGCCATTGAACAACTGGCGGAGAAATTGCAGGCATAA
- the topA gene encoding type I DNA topoisomerase has translation MPAKKSTTGNVGSAKGKKLVIVESPSKAKTINKYLGKDFAVYASVGHIKDLPKKEIGLDFEHHYEPRYEVIEGKEKVVREMKKLAGEADEIMIATDPDREGEAIAWHIANEVSGAKKPIRRVLFNEITARAVKEAIQETRDIDYSLVRSQQARQAMDKIVGYRISPFLWDTVLRGLSAGRVQSVALRLICEREAEIDAFETKEYWSILADFTTESGEKFTAKLVKQNGKDIEIPNEAEAKRLLDLLNARLYAISEIRRRKTKRNPPAPFTTSLLQQSASNRLGYGSKKTMSLAQQLYEGIEIGSEGAVGLITYMRTDSKRISQDAQEEARKFIQQAFGEDYTPEKPKQYKTSEKAQDAHEAIRPTSVFRKPSDLAPFLSKDQLRLYELIWKRFVASQMSPAELEQTGVDISDHEKEFIFRASGSVVLFDGFLKIFGDQRELDYEERKSTKEEASEEDAPTKLPKNLKEKESLTLDALKENQHFTKPPARYSEASLVKELDNYGIGRPSTYASIISTLLDRKYVELRQRRLNPTELGKDVSRILIANFPELFNVTFTAGMENNLDKVAAGDDDYESLLDNFYKPLEETLGVRKANPILPQNENAEVCDKCGEGRMVVKWTKSGKFLGCSRYPKCKNIKPIAVEKPKPVETGIKCSKCESGRMVVREGRFGKFLACTNYPECESLLNINKKGQVEPPKVPPLTTELACPNCGAPLYLREGKRGLWLGCSKFPKCRGRKSWNDLDDETRAKLEAAHSANLAKHPPVEIKMLDGSPLNLNAKLEDLISNASDFVKGIEESAEAEIDS, from the coding sequence ATGCCTGCAAAAAAATCAACAACAGGGAATGTAGGGTCTGCAAAAGGGAAAAAACTGGTTATCGTTGAGTCCCCTTCAAAAGCAAAAACGATTAATAAATATTTAGGAAAAGACTTTGCCGTGTATGCCTCCGTCGGGCATATCAAAGATTTGCCGAAAAAAGAAATCGGTCTTGATTTCGAGCACCATTACGAGCCGCGCTACGAGGTGATCGAGGGCAAAGAAAAAGTGGTGCGCGAAATGAAGAAGCTCGCCGGAGAAGCTGACGAAATCATGATTGCCACCGACCCCGACCGCGAGGGAGAGGCCATTGCGTGGCACATTGCCAACGAGGTTTCCGGTGCGAAAAAGCCGATTAGGCGCGTGCTGTTCAACGAAATTACGGCGCGAGCGGTCAAGGAAGCGATTCAGGAAACGCGCGATATTGATTATAGCTTGGTGCGTTCGCAGCAGGCGCGTCAGGCGATGGATAAAATTGTCGGCTATCGCATCAGTCCGTTTTTGTGGGACACGGTTTTGCGCGGGCTTTCCGCCGGGCGCGTGCAGTCCGTAGCGCTGCGTTTGATTTGCGAGCGCGAAGCGGAAATCGATGCGTTTGAAACCAAAGAATATTGGTCGATTTTAGCCGATTTCACGACGGAAAGTGGTGAAAAATTTACTGCCAAACTTGTCAAGCAAAACGGCAAGGATATTGAAATTCCGAACGAAGCCGAAGCCAAACGGCTTTTGGATTTGCTCAACGCGCGGCTTTATGCGATTTCGGAAATTCGCCGTCGCAAGACGAAGCGCAATCCGCCTGCGCCTTTTACCACATCGCTTTTGCAACAATCCGCCTCGAACCGGCTTGGTTACGGTTCAAAGAAAACCATGAGCCTTGCGCAGCAGCTTTACGAAGGAATTGAAATTGGCTCGGAAGGCGCGGTCGGTTTGATTACCTACATGCGTACCGACTCGAAGCGCATCAGCCAAGACGCGCAGGAGGAAGCGCGAAAGTTTATCCAGCAAGCGTTCGGCGAAGACTATACGCCAGAAAAGCCGAAGCAATATAAAACTTCCGAAAAAGCACAAGACGCGCACGAAGCGATTCGCCCGACTTCGGTTTTTCGCAAACCCTCCGATCTTGCGCCGTTTCTTTCCAAAGACCAATTGCGGCTCTATGAACTCATTTGGAAACGCTTTGTCGCGTCGCAAATGTCGCCTGCCGAACTCGAACAAACTGGCGTGGATATTTCCGACCATGAAAAAGAATTCATCTTTCGCGCGTCGGGCAGCGTCGTTTTGTTCGACGGCTTTTTGAAAATTTTCGGCGACCAGCGCGAACTCGATTACGAGGAACGCAAATCCACCAAAGAAGAGGCGAGCGAAGAAGATGCGCCGACGAAGTTGCCGAAGAACCTCAAGGAAAAAGAGTCGCTTACGCTGGACGCGCTAAAGGAAAATCAGCATTTCACCAAGCCGCCTGCGCGGTATTCCGAAGCCAGCTTGGTCAAGGAATTGGACAATTACGGCATCGGGCGACCGTCGACTTACGCGAGCATTATTTCAACGCTGCTCGACCGAAAATATGTCGAGTTGCGCCAGCGCCGCTTGAACCCGACGGAACTTGGCAAGGATGTTTCGCGAATTTTGATTGCCAATTTCCCCGAGCTTTTCAACGTGACTTTCACAGCCGGCATGGAAAATAATTTGGACAAAGTGGCTGCCGGCGATGACGACTACGAAAGTTTGCTCGATAATTTTTATAAGCCGCTGGAAGAAACGCTCGGCGTGCGCAAGGCCAATCCAATATTGCCGCAAAATGAAAATGCGGAAGTTTGCGACAAATGTGGCGAAGGGCGAATGGTGGTAAAATGGACGAAGTCGGGGAAATTTCTCGGCTGCTCGCGCTATCCAAAATGCAAAAATATAAAGCCGATTGCGGTGGAAAAGCCGAAGCCGGTGGAAACGGGCATCAAGTGTTCGAAGTGCGAAAGCGGGCGAATGGTCGTGCGCGAAGGCCGGTTCGGAAAATTTTTGGCCTGCACGAACTATCCCGAATGTGAAAGTTTGCTAAACATTAATAAGAAAGGCCAAGTTGAACCGCCGAAAGTACCGCCGCTCACGACCGAGCTTGCCTGCCCGAATTGCGGCGCGCCGCTTTATCTTCGCGAGGGCAAACGCGGACTTTGGCTCGGCTGTTCGAAATTTCCGAAATGTCGCGGGCGAAAATCCTGGAACGACCTTGACGATGAAACGCGCGCCAAACTTGAAGCTGCTCATAGCGCAAACTTGGCCAAACACCCGCCAGTGGAAATTAAAATGCTCGACGGCTCGCCGCTGAATCTGAATGCAAAATTGGAAGATCTGATCAGCAACGCGTCCGATTTTGTGAAAGGAATTGAAGAAAGCGCTGAAGCCGAAATCGATTCTTAA
- a CDS encoding Rpn family recombination-promoting nuclease/putative transposase, with product MSYLQEKYINPLTDFGFKKLFGTEPNKILLMDFLNQILPEKHQIQELSYSKNEHVGQQELDRKAIFDVYCVGQSGERFIVEVQKAKQNYFKDRSIYYASFPIQEQAKRGNWDDKLEPVYTVGILDFIFDDHKLDAELIHVVALKKSAQRSFSDKLKFIYIELPKFKKTEAELETQFDKWLYVFRHLSQLQKRPTKFQEKIFEKLFEAAEIAKFSKNELVAYEESLKYYRDMKNVVDTSKEEGWLEGQKAGCEQRNYEIARVLKAKGMPIQEISEITGLTAQEIEHL from the coding sequence ATGAGCTATTTGCAGGAAAAATATATCAATCCGCTGACGGATTTTGGCTTCAAAAAGCTGTTTGGAACTGAGCCGAATAAGATCTTATTGATGGATTTTCTCAACCAAATTTTACCCGAAAAACATCAAATTCAAGAGTTGAGCTATTCCAAAAATGAGCATGTCGGGCAACAGGAATTGGATAGAAAAGCGATCTTCGATGTGTATTGCGTCGGGCAGTCGGGCGAGCGCTTCATTGTGGAAGTGCAAAAAGCCAAGCAAAATTATTTCAAAGACCGAAGCATTTATTACGCGTCATTTCCGATTCAGGAACAGGCCAAACGCGGCAATTGGGATGACAAATTAGAGCCGGTTTATACGGTTGGCATTTTAGATTTCATATTCGATGATCACAAATTGGACGCTGAACTAATTCATGTTGTGGCGTTAAAAAAATCAGCGCAGCGAAGTTTTTCCGATAAGCTGAAATTCATCTACATCGAGTTGCCAAAATTCAAGAAAACGGAAGCCGAGCTGGAAACGCAGTTTGATAAATGGTTGTATGTTTTTCGCCATTTGTCGCAATTGCAAAAGAGGCCGACAAAGTTTCAGGAAAAAATTTTTGAGAAATTGTTTGAAGCAGCGGAAATTGCAAAGTTTTCCAAAAATGAACTCGTCGCCTACGAAGAGAGCTTGAAATATTACCGCGACATGAAAAATGTTGTGGATACGTCGAAAGAGGAAGGCTGGCTTGAAGGCCAAAAAGCAGGCTGTGAGCAAAGAAATTATGAAATCGCCAGAGTGTTGAAGGCGAAAGGCATGCCGATTCAGGAAATATCAGAAATTACTGGACTGACAGCTCAAGAAATCGAGCACCTCTAA
- a CDS encoding energy-coupling factor transporter transmembrane component T family protein, whose translation MLQLSENSAMTSVNPLVKFLFIAALTLGIFLSDDILRLSAASLYLFALFYFGKIRLKEVKWFLLVFFASVPFTYAVFIASFWVEENRLSYGLEKGTIEATIFTLRLLILLLANLIFVKTTDIRRFSEQLHAIRVPRSITVLISTVFRFLPLIIDESARILEVQRVRGLKPTHLLKPRYFLPLVVPLITLNMQRAYEMALSMQLRGGLFPKKSQPVRFSKYDALAIANALGFALILMA comes from the coding sequence ATGCTTCAGCTTTCGGAAAATTCCGCGATGACGAGCGTCAATCCGCTTGTCAAGTTTCTTTTCATTGCGGCGCTCACACTCGGCATTTTTTTGTCGGACGACATCCTGCGACTTTCCGCCGCGTCGCTCTATCTTTTCGCGCTGTTTTATTTTGGCAAAATTCGCTTGAAAGAAGTGAAATGGTTTTTGTTGGTATTTTTTGCAAGTGTGCCGTTTACTTACGCGGTGTTCATCGCCTCGTTTTGGGTGGAGGAAAATCGCTTGAGCTACGGTTTGGAAAAAGGCACTATCGAAGCCACCATTTTTACGCTGCGACTGCTGATTTTACTTTTGGCCAATTTGATTTTTGTGAAAACAACTGACATTCGGCGTTTTTCCGAGCAGCTTCACGCGATTCGCGTTCCACGAAGCATCACGGTTCTGATTTCCACCGTCTTTCGATTTCTGCCGCTAATCATTGATGAAAGCGCGCGCATTTTGGAAGTGCAGCGCGTGCGCGGCCTGAAGCCCACACATTTGCTTAAGCCGCGTTATTTTTTGCCGCTGGTTGTTCCGCTCATTACGCTCAACATGCAGCGCGCTTACGAGATGGCGCTTTCGATGCAGCTTCGCGGTGGACTTTTTCCAAAAAAATCTCAGCCAGTTCGTTTTTCAAAATACGATGCGCTGGCCATCGCAAATGCGCTCGGCTTCGCGCTAATTTTGATGGCGTAG
- a CDS encoding ABC transporter ATP-binding protein gives MPVQIEVQHLSFTAWETKENLLQDVSLSVHQGERIGLVGASGSGKTTLTYFLAGVQRMALAGKTEGRIFYNGISADDFFENPEPDFRVGMALQNPDSQIFSATVYEEIGYGLPEDALFDKKLNAALEQVGLEKLKHAPIRSLSLGQKQRVVIASFLVHEPDFFILDEPTNSLDAPATDALFEVLDHLKSTILIIEHDVERLCDWAQRMVEMEAGKIVAEGSPERWLQETRRLPKLYRIGAALARPEHRESIFVRPSKLLHFSPECSRENNFQTQSTAQKPESEPLLRLETVHCGYKKDQPVLSDISFSVRKNERLAILGHNACGKTTLLKHLAGILQPISGDIFLNNRKMNHEPPEKRFGQVGFVFQNPDYQLFETTVERECGFCLRTQSASESEISEKTAFWLKRFGLASLNTRSPLSLSFGEKRRLTLASVLVSGAELIALDEPTTALDEENISILKKLLLDLSESSGKTLIFATHDVDFALDVATRILVIGNGGLLADFPVDEISNEDFHAMQISLPFSSRLAINSGFLDYPVGSQKILTALNQNQS, from the coding sequence ATGCCTGTTCAAATTGAAGTTCAACATTTAAGTTTTACGGCGTGGGAAACGAAAGAAAATCTGCTGCAGGATGTTTCGCTCAGCGTGCATCAGGGCGAGCGAATTGGGCTGGTTGGCGCGTCCGGTTCGGGAAAAACGACGCTCACTTACTTTTTGGCTGGCGTGCAGCGAATGGCGCTCGCCGGCAAAACCGAAGGCCGAATTTTTTACAACGGCATTTCCGCTGACGATTTTTTTGAAAATCCTGAACCCGATTTTCGTGTTGGCATGGCGCTTCAAAATCCTGACAGTCAAATTTTTTCTGCGACCGTCTACGAGGAAATTGGCTACGGCTTGCCCGAAGATGCGCTGTTCGATAAAAAGCTAAACGCCGCGCTTGAGCAAGTCGGCCTTGAAAAACTCAAGCACGCGCCGATTCGCTCGCTTTCGCTTGGGCAAAAGCAGCGCGTGGTGATTGCAAGTTTTCTCGTGCACGAGCCGGATTTTTTCATTTTGGATGAACCGACGAACAGTTTAGACGCGCCCGCAACCGACGCGCTTTTTGAAGTTCTTGACCATCTCAAAAGCACGATTCTTATCATCGAACACGATGTGGAGCGGCTTTGCGATTGGGCGCAGCGAATGGTGGAAATGGAGGCCGGAAAAATTGTGGCAGAAGGCTCGCCGGAGCGTTGGCTTCAAGAAACGAGGCGCTTGCCAAAATTGTATCGCATCGGCGCGGCGCTTGCTCGCCCAGAACACCGCGAATCGATTTTTGTGCGACCGAGCAAACTCCTTCATTTTTCGCCGGAATGTTCTCGCGAAAACAATTTCCAAACGCAATCAACTGCCCAAAAGCCAGAATCTGAACCGCTTCTTCGATTGGAAACAGTTCACTGCGGTTACAAAAAAGATCAGCCCGTTTTGAGCGACATTTCTTTTTCAGTGCGAAAAAATGAGCGACTGGCCATTTTAGGCCACAACGCTTGCGGAAAAACCACGCTGCTCAAACATTTAGCGGGCATTTTGCAACCGATTTCCGGCGACATTTTTTTGAACAATCGCAAAATGAATCACGAGCCGCCCGAAAAGCGTTTCGGCCAAGTCGGGTTTGTTTTTCAAAATCCAGATTACCAACTTTTTGAAACCACCGTCGAGCGCGAATGCGGATTTTGCTTGCGAACGCAAAGCGCCTCGGAATCTGAAATTTCCGAAAAAACGGCGTTTTGGCTGAAGCGTTTCGGCCTTGCGAGTTTGAACACGCGCTCGCCGTTGAGCCTGAGTTTCGGGGAAAAACGGCGCTTGACGCTTGCGTCCGTGCTGGTTTCCGGCGCGGAACTCATCGCGCTGGACGAGCCGACAACCGCGCTGGACGAGGAAAATATTTCGATTCTGAAAAAGCTGCTATTGGATTTATCTGAAAGCTCGGGCAAAACGCTCATTTTTGCCACGCACGATGTGGATTTTGCGCTGGATGTCGCCACGCGAATTTTAGTCATTGGCAACGGCGGGCTTTTGGCCGATTTTCCGGTGGATGAAATTTCCAACGAAGATTTTCACGCGATGCAAATTTCCCTGCCATTTTCAAGTCGTTTGGCTATAAATTCAGGATTTCTTGATTATCCGGTGGGTTCGCAAAAAATTTTAACCGCATTAAATCAAAACCAATCATGA
- a CDS encoding AAA family ATPase, with amino-acid sequence MAWIRPKTITGPPAEGERYLRREYINSGFWHHIKSGAHIVFSAPRRVGKTSIMKDLAKNPPEGILAFYDIIESDKTQKDLFKRLFNLLLERTKTHERLFERIRQYLKEIKIGGASVTGEADSITGGINFDKVELDYKNELLRLIEHLGKEKVRIVFLLDEFPEVIRSIELSEGQQTAIDTLHTLREIRQHEKFKNFTFVFAGSIGIHHVVASLERPALINDLHPIHVEQLTNDEAHELLAQLLDGATMQIGDDKKAYFLRKIDHRLPYYIQLMVEKCDEILNKAGRDVLTNHDIDAAFEMIIKEGRNFDDWESRLKRYVQREDAKYCIGILTRCAHSEPYSIQEAYNYSKKDVPAAPYKQLLDNVLIKDGYLVEENRSYRFLSPFLKEWWKHRHPKFEIEDL; translated from the coding sequence ATGGCATGGATAAGACCGAAAACGATTACCGGCCCGCCGGCAGAAGGTGAGCGTTACCTCAGACGAGAGTATATCAACAGCGGGTTTTGGCATCACATAAAAAGCGGCGCGCATATTGTTTTCTCAGCGCCCCGCCGTGTGGGCAAAACCTCGATTATGAAGGATTTGGCGAAAAATCCGCCCGAAGGCATTCTTGCGTTTTATGACATCATTGAATCCGATAAGACGCAAAAAGATCTTTTCAAGCGGCTGTTCAATCTTTTGCTTGAAAGGACAAAAACACATGAAAGACTTTTTGAACGCATTCGTCAATATTTGAAGGAAATAAAAATCGGCGGCGCTTCTGTAACTGGAGAAGCCGACTCAATCACAGGCGGGATTAATTTTGACAAAGTTGAACTTGATTACAAAAATGAGTTACTTCGCTTAATTGAGCATCTTGGCAAAGAAAAAGTCCGCATTGTTTTTCTCTTGGACGAATTTCCCGAAGTAATTCGTTCCATAGAACTTAGTGAGGGACAGCAGACGGCAATTGATACCCTGCACACGCTACGAGAAATTCGGCAGCACGAAAAGTTCAAAAACTTCACCTTCGTCTTTGCCGGCTCTATCGGGATTCATCATGTGGTGGCTTCTTTGGAGAGACCCGCGCTAATCAATGATCTTCATCCCATTCATGTTGAACAACTCACGAATGATGAGGCGCACGAACTCTTGGCGCAACTCCTCGACGGCGCCACCATGCAAATCGGCGATGACAAAAAAGCGTATTTCCTGCGAAAAATTGACCATCGGCTGCCCTATTACATTCAATTGATGGTTGAAAAGTGCGACGAAATTTTGAACAAAGCAGGCCGCGACGTTTTAACAAACCATGACATTGACGCGGCGTTTGAAATGATCATCAAAGAAGGCCGAAACTTTGACGATTGGGAATCGCGCTTGAAAAGATACGTTCAGCGCGAAGATGCGAAATATTGCATCGGCATTCTCACCCGTTGCGCTCATAGCGAACCGTATTCTATTCAGGAAGCTTACAATTATTCCAAGAAGGATGTTCCTGCCGCGCCATATAAGCAACTTTTAGACAACGTGCTGATAAAAGACGGCTACCTTGTTGAAGAAAATCGTAGCTACCGTTTCCTTTCGCCCTTTTTGAAAGAATGGTGGAAACATCGTCACCCGAAATTTGAAATTGAAGATTTATAA